The sequence TGTCGATGGCGTCATCCCTGACGACCGCGTTCTTGTTGATGCTCGATCGGCTCACGCCGAAGGAGCGGGCCGCCTATCTGCTCCACGAGATCTTCGACGTCTCCTACACGGAAGCCGCGAAGACCCTCGATATCCAGGAGAGCACCTGCCGCAAGCTGGTTTCCAGAGCCCGAGCCAGCATCGAGCAGGCGAAGGTCAGGCACATCACTCCGGTCGACAGGCAGGAGCAGCTGCTCGCCGCCTTCAAGGCGGCCGTGGTCGGCGGCAACACGGATCAACTGGCGATCCTGCTCTCGGACGATATCGAACTCAGCGCCGACGGGGGAGGCAAGGTGCCCACTGTTCTCCGTGTGCTGCGCGGCAAGGCGGAAGTGCTGGAGTTCATCACGCAGAAGCTCCGCCAGTATTGGAGCGCCTACCAATGGAGTGCGTCGGAAATCAACGGTGGCCGAGGAGTCATCCTTCACGAAGAGGAGCTGGCGACGGTGGCCGTCTCTT is a genomic window of Cystobacter fuscus DSM 2262 containing:
- the sigJ gene encoding RNA polymerase sigma factor SigJ, producing MPNRDDVAIFEQFRPTLLGLAYRMLGSRADAEDAVQDTFIKWRNADRGKIENPASWLTALCTRRCIDLARSAHRTRVDYLGPWLPEPLHTPSENEAENALSMASSLTTAFLLMLDRLTPKERAAYLLHEIFDVSYTEAAKTLDIQESTCRKLVSRARASIEQAKVRHITPVDRQEQLLAAFKAAVVGGNTDQLAILLSDDIELSADGGGKVPTVLRVLRGKAEVLEFITQKLRQYWSAYQWSASEINGGRGVILHEEELATVAVSFAYDEAGRTTNIYIVRNPDKLSHLNGLLKQ